Genomic segment of Lemur catta isolate mLemCat1 chromosome 2, mLemCat1.pri, whole genome shotgun sequence:
gtgacgGAGACAGTGGCAAATGAGTGATGTGCATCCCTTAACTGCCTCGGCCGCTTGTCCGTGGTCTCCTGTGTCAAAATCCCGACTCGATGGACTCAGGTCTCTGCCCTCTCCCAGCCCACTCCTGTAGGAGGAAACCACTCCCCGGGGGCCTGGAACCACCTGCCTGGTCTCACCTCTGCCCAAATGCTGATGGTCACCCCAGCGCCTCCTGACTGGTGTGGGGGCACCTTGCATCTCCTAAGTGCCAGCTGAggccttttcccctcccctcctgctccaCAGAGAAATCTCATGGGCAGCAGCAGGGACTGCAGTCAGCCTCCCCCACCGCTGAGGGAGGGGCCCGCCCTCAGGGCAGGCCCAGTGCTGCTGGGTCCTAGCCCCCTTCCTCTTCTATGCCCTGCACCCTCAACTCCCCTCCGGTGCGTCCTCCACCCCCTGTGCTGTGGCACTTCCTGTTAATGACTGAAATGGACTCACCTCTCCCATCTTTAAACCACCCCCCCAGGTCTGTCCTCCCTCCAGCTGCCACCTGAGATTTCTTGGCCCCTTCAGGGTTTGAGTTCATTGTTTATTCCTGTTACCTCCCATTGCAGTGGGCCCTGCTGCCCTCCTGACTTGTGCCCAGCCACTGTCTGTTCCTCCGCCAGCTGTTCCCTGCGGCACTGAAGGCCTCAGTCACCCACATGCACAGGCTGCCTGGGCCTTGGCAGCAGGGCTTGGTCCACGGCTCCTCCCTCTTGGGCCTCCCATTGCTTCTGTGACTGTGTTCCGCTGTCCACTTCTGGCATTCTCTGGGCTCCATCATCCGTGGCGCACCCGTCCCCACCCATGGACCCTGCCGGGCCTTGGGCCGGCTGGCCCAGGCCCATTGCTCCACGTGTCCAGGTGGCTGCCTCCTTGGGTGTCCAAAAGTGGGCACTTCCTTGTCCCTTGTCCCGGCTCCTATCACAGGCGTCATCTTCGCCTCCTCCACTATTTACTCCTCCGTGCGCCTGAGGCTGTGCTGGGTGGCCTGGGGTCAGCAAGACAGCTGTTCCTGCTTTAGAGCACCTTCAGTAGGGACAGACATGAAGCCAACCAGTCAACCCCCACAGGAGCCCTGCAAGAGGAGCGCGGGAATGGCGCCACCATCCACCTGGTTTTCCAAACCAGAAGCCTGAAGTCACCGAACTCCCCTCGCTGCCTCGGGCCCACCCGCCTCGGAGCCTGCGTCCGCGCCAGGCCTGCGGGGCGGGGCCAGGCCTGCGGGGGCGGGGACATAGGCGGGGCTTGAGGCGGGGCCACAATGCGGAAGCGCGGGTCGTCGGGGGCGGGGACGGGCCCTGAGCTCTGGGCTCGGGATTGGGTAGCACGGCCGGAAGGGGGCGGTCTTCTTCCGCAGAGGGGGCGGGATCTTCCGGTGGCGGCAATTGCGAGGAGCTGCCGCCGTCTCCATGCTGCCCGCCGGCTGCTCGGGCCGGTGAGGCCCGCgcggcgggagggggcggggacgGGCGGGCGTGGTGCCCGAGGCCGGCCGAGGTACTGAGCCGCCGGTGTGTCCCCCCAGGCTGGTGGCCGAGCTGCGGAGTGCCCTGGACGCCTGCGCAGAGCGACAGCTGCGGCTGGAGCAGAGCCTGCTTGTCTCTCGTCGGCTGCTGCGGGCCTGGTACGCGGACCCTGGGGCCCCCTGGCGGGCCTCCTGCGGACCTCAGAATCCTGCACACAGCCCTGGGCTGGAAGTCTCCCACTTCCGAGTTTCTGGTTGTCAATGCCGCCCCTCTTAGCCTGCAGCCTCTGAGGCTGGGGGACTGCTCTGGGGGCCAGACAGCCCCCTGGGgtctgcctgggccctgccttcTGGCCGTGCTACGGTTGCCCGTGTCTTTGCAGGGAACCAGCCGGGACCTTGGCTCCAGAGCCACCTTTAGGGCCAGAAACTAAAGAAGAGGCTCCCTCTCCAGGTAAACCTCTGCCACCCACCTTCTCCAGGTGCTGCCCCAACCTGATTTCCGGCATGCAGTTGTGAGAGACCCTTCCTGGGAGGCGGTGGGGAAAGACCCCTGCATGATTCTTGCCTTCACAGCATGCACACCCAGCCCTCAAGACCTCAAGGAGCTGGAACTTCTGACCCAGGCCCTGGAGAGGGCTGTACGGGTGCGAAAAGTCATTTCTAAGGCTGGAGAAAGAGACAAGGCCCCCAGCCTGAAATCTGGGTTCTTTGCCACCTCCCCTGGCATGACAGCCTCTATCCCAACCCgggccccaggccaggctggcagcCATGCATCAGAGGCAAAACCCACCAGGGGCGTCCGCCAGACCACAGTGCCTGCCAAGGGCCACCCCGAGCACAGACTCCCCTCCGAGCGGAATAGGGCCCGTGTGGGGGTAGGAGCCCGAGCCACTAGGCCTGGGCCAGGCCTCAGGGACAAGCATGTGGCCCCATCAGCTGCTCCTCAGGACCCAGAAGCCTTCACACTCAAAGAGAAGGGGTAGGTTTCCCAGACCCTCATTGGAGAAACTGCTGTCTCTACCTGCTCAGAGCCTGGCCGGCAACAGGTGTCTGGGATTTAGGGTGGTAGAGAGGGCAGGGCTTTGAGCAGGGTGTAGGCCACAGGAGCCCAGGGGTGCTAGCCCCTGAGGCTCATTTTCTGAAGCTAGCAAAATGTAGCAGCTGGTGTGACAGTGCCCGGTTTAACACGCTGGAGCCTGTCCTGCCCTCTTCTCCATGGCTGTCCCCTTATGCACCCAGCCCAGGCACTCCGGAAGGGCtctggaggggctgggctggctccCTTGGCACTCTGGAAGTCCTGTCCAGGGGGCGTTGTCTGAGAATGGGTCGGGGAGCAGAAGGTGCAAGAAGCCTCCTCCCCCATTGGGCTCTGAGCAGGGAACAGACTTAAGGCCCCCAGAGTGAGGCGAGGCTGTTCTGAACATTGGCTTCTCTGACAGGAGCCTGCTGCAGCTGCCTGCAGCCTTCAGGAAGGCGGCTTCCCAGAACTCCCGGTGAGGCTGGGTCTTTCGGCATGGTGGTGGCAGAGGGGAGACCAGAGAGGCATCACCAGCTTGGGAATGTGTAGGAGAAAGCTCTGCCTGCTTTCTTTGGTGGGTGGGGTCACTGTCGACAGTAAAAGAGCCTGCCCAGCTGGGACATTGCAGTCACCTTAGATTCAGCAGGCTGTGCAGCCCCCAGCTCAACCACTCAACAAGCTGCAAGACTTGAACAGGGTACTTGGTGTCTCCAAGTCCCAGTTTGTCTTCCTTCTGGAGGTGACAATAGTAGCAGCTTCACAGAGGTGTTGTAAGGGTTAAACTAGATGCTGCCTTTCAAGAGTTGCACTACCTGGTAGAGAGAAGCACCCAGCGCTCTTAGCCGTGTCACAGTTACCAGTCACTGCCAGCTCCTCCTGTGAATTCTCTCTTAGCTCTGTCCCCTATCCTGGGCAGTGTCCCCTTGGCTCCCCGAGGGCTCTGAAGGCCCCTCCTGTCACTCAGCAGAGGCAAGACACCCAGCCTGGGCTGCTACCCTGGCCCTTGCCTACCTCCCAGGGCCCCGCCAGCTAGAATAACCATGTCCCTCTCGTTCCCGGGGTGCCGTGTATGCACCCCAGCTTGTGGGCCCAGCTCAGCTCTGCACAGCCCAGGGATTCCACAGATGCCACCACTGCCGCCAAAACCCGGTTCCTCCAGAAGATGCAGACAGCCGTATCCTTGCAGGGTGTGCAGGAGCCCAGGGGGCTTCTGGCTCTAAACCTGGCAGGTTGAAGAGTGGCCCCAGGAAGGGCTGCTATGGGATGGCCAGGGCCCCTGCCAGACCTGTCcttggtgggaggggaggggcctggtTACAGGGAGTTTTCCTGACCCATGTGCAGTCGGGCCGGCCTGGCCCCGTGCTCAGTGCTGTGGAGGTGGAGGCGGAGGTGGGGCACCTGCAGGAGGCCTGCTCGCTGCTGAGACTGCGCATGAGGGAGGAGCTCTCTGCGGGTCAGTGGGCCGATGCAGGTCccgggagggtgaggggaggacaGAGTGCGGGGAGGGTTTCTAGACTGGCAtggccccagcctgcccccccaccccccgcgaCTTTCGCATAGCCCCCACTGACTGGATGCAGGAGTACCGCTGCCTGCTCACCCTGGAGGGGCTGCAGGCTGTCGCCAGGCAGTGTCTCCACAGGCTGCAGGAGCTGCTTGCCGGtaaggccctgcccctgccctgccacctgtACCGAGGCCTGGACCTGGGTCAGGTACTCTGGCCAGCCTTGCCCGTGTCTCCAGGAAGGGTGTGAGCAGGCCCTTCCCACGCCACCCAGCAGTGCTGGGCTCTTGCCCGCTGTCCTGTGGGACCAGCCCACCTTCCTTACCGCTTCGGGACACCCCCCCCCACCGCCGGCTCGCAACAAGCAGACCCTCATCACTCTGAGCAGTTGGCTTGTTTATGCAGCGCTGAAAAAGCAGCATATGAGAATCAAAAAGACACTGGGAGGTGACTCTCCAGGTATTGCAAGAGGTGGTTATTCGGGGGCAACAGCGCTTCTTTTCTcccttgtattttttaattgcttgaaGTTTTAAGAGTAAAGATATTTAATTTGTCAAAAGCAAAGTCAGTCTCAAAACAGTCATGTGTAAGCACAGTAAAGGAAACCAGGAGGCAGAGGGACCGCACAAAGGAACCCCCTGCCACAGTGAGCCCAGGCCCACCTCACCCCATCTTGTGCTGGGCTGTTCTGGAAGCCTGACTGCACCCCTGAaggggggcagggggtgaggaggaggtgCCTGGACAACTGGGCACAGCCGGCCTCATGTAGCCACATCCTCCTGTCCACGAATCACTGGCAGAGCAGCCTCTGGGACCGTGTCCTGTGGGGAGGCCCTCCAGGGCCCCCCTGCCCTGTGGAGGTGGAGCAGACCCCTTCTGGAGCCCCCAGCTGCTTCTCTACTCCAGCACCCAGGAGCTGCAGACCCTGGCGACCCTCAGGCTGCGGGTGGCCATGCTGGACCAGCAGGTGCACCTGGAAAAGGTACTTCTGGAACAGGAGGTGGGGAGTGTGCGGCTGGGTGCCTGGGGGAGCCATTGGCCATGGGGAGGACTCCGGGTCTGGAGCCTGGTGAGGGCTCCTTCTCAACAGGACGGCCGGGGGTCAGGCTTGACTGTGCTGCACCCCCAGGACCtagggggtgaggggtgggctcCTGAGTCTGTGCATGGGCCAGGGCAGCAGGACAGCCT
This window contains:
- the TEDC2 gene encoding tubulin epsilon and delta complex protein 2 isoform X1, whose translation is MLPAGCSGRLVAELRSALDACAERQLRLEQSLLVSRRLLRAWEPAGTLAPEPPLGPETKEEAPSPACTPSPQDLKELELLTQALERAVRVRKVISKAGERDKAPSLKSGFFATSPGMTASIPTRAPGQAGSHASEAKPTRGVRQTTVPAKGHPEHRLPSERNRARVGVGARATRPGPGLRDKHVAPSAAPQDPEAFTLKEKGSLLQLPAAFRKAASQNSRLWAQLSSAQPRDSTDATTAAKTRFLQKMQTASGRPGPVLSAVEVEAEVGHLQEACSLLRLRMREELSAAPTDWMQEYRCLLTLEGLQAVARQCLHRLQELLAEQPLGPCPVGRPSRAPLPCGGGADPFWSPQLLLYSSTQELQTLATLRLRVAMLDQQVHLEKVLMAELLPLVSSQEPPSLALCRAVHSLLCEAGERFLTILHDDPADSPPPTPGPQDPIRESPLLPGRS
- the TEDC2 gene encoding tubulin epsilon and delta complex protein 2 isoform X2, with the protein product MLPAGCSGRLVAELRSALDACAERQLRLEQSLLVSRRLLRAWEPAGTLAPEPPLGPETKEEAPSPACTPSPQDLKELELLTQALERAVRVRKVISKAGERDKAPSLKSGFFATSPGMTASIPTRAPGQAGSHASEAKPTRGVRQTTVPAKGHPEHRLPSERNRARVGVGARATRPGPGLRDKHVAPSAAPQDPEAFTLKEKGSLLQLPAAFRKAASQNSRLWAQLSSAQPRDSTDATTAAKTRFLQKMQTASGRPGPVLSAVEVEAEVGHLQEACSLLRLRMREELSAAPTDWMQEYRCLLTLEGLQAVARQCLHRLQELLAASGTVSCGEALQGPPALWRWSRPLLEPPAASLLQHPGAADPGDPQAAGGHAGPAGAPGKGPNG